One genomic window of Glycine max cultivar Williams 82 chromosome 16, Glycine_max_v4.0, whole genome shotgun sequence includes the following:
- the LOC100819201 gene encoding subtilisin-like serine-protease S isoform X1 — translation MSSSGYTTSSALFFLFLTVLAAKVSFCFSTKVYVVYMGSKSGEHPDDILKENHQILASVHSGSIEQAQASHIYTYRHGFRGFAAKLSDEQASQISKMPGVVSVFPNSKRKLHTTHSWDFMGLLDDQTMETLGYSIRNQENIIIGFIDTGIWPESPSFSDTDMPAVPPGWKGQCQSGEGFNSSSCNRKVIGARYYRSGYEAAEGDSDAKKSFRSARDSTGHGSHTASIAAGRFVANMNYKGLASGGARGGAPMARIAVYKTCWDSGCYDVDLLAAFDDAIRDGVHILSLSLGAESPQGDYFSDAISVGSFHAVSRGVLVVASAGNEGSAGSATNLAPWMLTVAASSTDRDFTSDIMLGNGAKIMGESLSLFEMNASTRIISASAANGGYFTPYQSSYCLESSLNKTKSKGKVLVCRHAESSTESKVEKSKIVKAAGGVGMILIDETDQDVAIPFVIPSAIVGKKTGEKILSYLRTTRKPESRIFGAKTVLGAHPAPRVAAFSSKGPNALNPEILKPDVTAPGLNILAAWSPAAGNMFNILSGTSMACPHVTGIATLVKAVHPSWSPSAIKSAILTTATILDKHHRPIIADPEQRRANAFDYGSGFVNPARVLDPGLIYDLKPADFVAFLCSLGYDPRSLHQVTRDNSTCDRAFSTASDLNYPSISVPNLKDNFSVTRIVTNVGKAKSVYKAVVSPPPGVRVSVIPNRLIFSRIGQKINFTVNFKVTAPSKGYAFGLLSWRNRRSQVTSPLVVRVAPGKNGLVR, via the exons ATGTCTTCTTCTGGTTATACTACGAGCAGTGCtttgttttttctgtttctGACTGTTCTTGCTGCAAAAGTTAGCTTTTGCTTTTCTACCAAG GTTTATGTAGTGTACATGGGAAGCAAAAGTGGGGAACACCCAGATGATATTCTGAAGGAAAATCATCAAATTCTTGCTTCTGTTCACAGTGGAAG CATTGAACAAGCCCAAGCTTCTCATATTTATACCTACAGACATGGTTTCAGAGGCTTTGCAGCCAAACTCAGTGATGAACAGGCTTCCCAAATTTCTA AAATGCCAGGAGTGGTTTCTGTTTTTCCCAATTCTAAAAGAAAGTTGCACACAACTCACTCATGGGATTTCATGGGACTTCTGGATGACCAAACCATGGAGACTCTTGGTTACTCCATCAGAAACCAAGAAAACATCATCATTGGTTTCATTGATACTG GAATTTGGCCAGAATCCCCAAGCTTCAGTGACACCGACATGCCTGCAGTGCCACCTGGCTGGAAAGGCCAATGTCAATCAGGGGAGGGATTCAATTCCTCATCATGCAACAG GAAAGTGATAGGAGCAAGATACTACAGGAGTGGATATGAAGCTGCTGAGGGAGATTCAGATGCAAAAAAGTCCTTCAGATCTGCAAGGGACAGCACTGGCCATGGGAGCCACACAGCCTCCATAGCAGCAGGGAGGTTTGTGGCAAACATGAACTACAAGGGGCTGGCAAGTGGAGGAGCAAGGGGAGGTGCACCAATGGCCAGAATTGCAGTGTACAAGACATGTTGGGATTCTGGATGCTACGATGTGGACTTGCTAGCAGCCTTTGATGATGCTATAAGAGATGGGGTTCACATTTTGTCTCTTTCTCTGGGGGCTGAATCACCCCAGGGAGACTATTTCAGTGATGCCATTTCTGTGGGGTCATTCCATGCTGTTAGTCGTGGCGTGCTGGTTGTTGCATCGGCTGGAAATGAAGGCAGTGCTGGCTCTGCCACTAATCTTGCTCCATGGATGCTCACTGTTGCTGCCAGCTCAACTGATAGGGATTTCACTTCTGATATCATGTTGGGAAATGGTGCCAAAATCATG GGTGAAAGTCTCAGCCTTTTTGAAATGAATGCCTCCACAAGGATAATTTCTGCTTCTGCAGCCAATGGAGGATACTTTACTCCTTATCAATCCAG TTACTGTTTGGAGAGTTCTCTGAATAAAACAAAGAGCAAAGGCAAGGTTCTGGTGTGTAGACACGCAGAGAGTTCAACAGAGTCAAAGGTGGAAAAGAGCAAGATAGTGAAAGCTGCAGGTGGAGTTGGCATGATACTTATTGATGAGACAGATCAAGATGTTGCCATCCCATTTGTGATCCCTTCAGCTATTGTTGGAAAGAAAACAGGAGAAAAGATTCTATCCTATCTCAGAACTACACG TAAGCCTGAATCAAGAATATTTGGAGCAAAGACAGTTCTTGGAGCTCATCCTGCACCACGTGTAGCAGCATTTTCTTCTAAAGGCCCCAATGCTTTGAACCCAGAAATTCTGAAG CCCGATGTCACAGCTCCAGGACTAAATATCCTTGCAGCATGGTCTCCAGCAGCTGGAAACATGTTCAACATTCTCTCAGGAACTTCTATGGCTTGTCCTCATGTAACAGGAATTGCAACCTTAGTCAAAGCTGTCCATCCTTCATGGTCTCCTTCTGCTATCAAATCTGCCATCTTGACCACTG CTACAATTCTGGATAAGCACCACAGACCCATCATTGCTGATCCAGAACAAAGAAGGGCTAATGCATTTGATTATGGATCGGGGTTTGTGAACCCTGCAAGAGTTCTTGATCCTGGTCTCATCTATGACTTAAAGCCAGCAGATTTTGTTGCATTCCTGTGTTCACTTGGTTATGATCCGAGGTCACTCCACCAAGTTACAAGAGACAACAGCACATGTGATAGGGCATTTAGCACAGCATCTGACCTCAACTACCCGTCTATTTCAGTGCCAAATCTTAAAGACAACTTTTCAGTTACTAGGATTGTGACCAATGTTGGGAAAGCAAAAAGTGTTTATAAAGCTGTAGTGTCTCCTCCACCTGGTGTTAGAGTCAGTGTTATACCTAACCGGTTAATCTTCTCAAGAATTGGACAGAAAATCAATTTCACTGTGAATTTCAAAGTAACTGCTCCATCAAAGGGATATGCATTTGGGCTCTTGTCATGGAGGAATAGAAGATCACAAGTCACTAGTCCTTTGGTTGTCCGGGTTGCTCCTGGAAAAAATGGGTTGGTCAGATAG
- the LOC100819201 gene encoding subtilisin-like serine-protease S isoform X2: MGSKSGEHPDDILKENHQILASVHSGSIEQAQASHIYTYRHGFRGFAAKLSDEQASQISKMPGVVSVFPNSKRKLHTTHSWDFMGLLDDQTMETLGYSIRNQENIIIGFIDTGIWPESPSFSDTDMPAVPPGWKGQCQSGEGFNSSSCNRKVIGARYYRSGYEAAEGDSDAKKSFRSARDSTGHGSHTASIAAGRFVANMNYKGLASGGARGGAPMARIAVYKTCWDSGCYDVDLLAAFDDAIRDGVHILSLSLGAESPQGDYFSDAISVGSFHAVSRGVLVVASAGNEGSAGSATNLAPWMLTVAASSTDRDFTSDIMLGNGAKIMGESLSLFEMNASTRIISASAANGGYFTPYQSSYCLESSLNKTKSKGKVLVCRHAESSTESKVEKSKIVKAAGGVGMILIDETDQDVAIPFVIPSAIVGKKTGEKILSYLRTTRKPESRIFGAKTVLGAHPAPRVAAFSSKGPNALNPEILKPDVTAPGLNILAAWSPAAGNMFNILSGTSMACPHVTGIATLVKAVHPSWSPSAIKSAILTTATILDKHHRPIIADPEQRRANAFDYGSGFVNPARVLDPGLIYDLKPADFVAFLCSLGYDPRSLHQVTRDNSTCDRAFSTASDLNYPSISVPNLKDNFSVTRIVTNVGKAKSVYKAVVSPPPGVRVSVIPNRLIFSRIGQKINFTVNFKVTAPSKGYAFGLLSWRNRRSQVTSPLVVRVAPGKNGLVR, translated from the exons ATGGGAAGCAAAAGTGGGGAACACCCAGATGATATTCTGAAGGAAAATCATCAAATTCTTGCTTCTGTTCACAGTGGAAG CATTGAACAAGCCCAAGCTTCTCATATTTATACCTACAGACATGGTTTCAGAGGCTTTGCAGCCAAACTCAGTGATGAACAGGCTTCCCAAATTTCTA AAATGCCAGGAGTGGTTTCTGTTTTTCCCAATTCTAAAAGAAAGTTGCACACAACTCACTCATGGGATTTCATGGGACTTCTGGATGACCAAACCATGGAGACTCTTGGTTACTCCATCAGAAACCAAGAAAACATCATCATTGGTTTCATTGATACTG GAATTTGGCCAGAATCCCCAAGCTTCAGTGACACCGACATGCCTGCAGTGCCACCTGGCTGGAAAGGCCAATGTCAATCAGGGGAGGGATTCAATTCCTCATCATGCAACAG GAAAGTGATAGGAGCAAGATACTACAGGAGTGGATATGAAGCTGCTGAGGGAGATTCAGATGCAAAAAAGTCCTTCAGATCTGCAAGGGACAGCACTGGCCATGGGAGCCACACAGCCTCCATAGCAGCAGGGAGGTTTGTGGCAAACATGAACTACAAGGGGCTGGCAAGTGGAGGAGCAAGGGGAGGTGCACCAATGGCCAGAATTGCAGTGTACAAGACATGTTGGGATTCTGGATGCTACGATGTGGACTTGCTAGCAGCCTTTGATGATGCTATAAGAGATGGGGTTCACATTTTGTCTCTTTCTCTGGGGGCTGAATCACCCCAGGGAGACTATTTCAGTGATGCCATTTCTGTGGGGTCATTCCATGCTGTTAGTCGTGGCGTGCTGGTTGTTGCATCGGCTGGAAATGAAGGCAGTGCTGGCTCTGCCACTAATCTTGCTCCATGGATGCTCACTGTTGCTGCCAGCTCAACTGATAGGGATTTCACTTCTGATATCATGTTGGGAAATGGTGCCAAAATCATG GGTGAAAGTCTCAGCCTTTTTGAAATGAATGCCTCCACAAGGATAATTTCTGCTTCTGCAGCCAATGGAGGATACTTTACTCCTTATCAATCCAG TTACTGTTTGGAGAGTTCTCTGAATAAAACAAAGAGCAAAGGCAAGGTTCTGGTGTGTAGACACGCAGAGAGTTCAACAGAGTCAAAGGTGGAAAAGAGCAAGATAGTGAAAGCTGCAGGTGGAGTTGGCATGATACTTATTGATGAGACAGATCAAGATGTTGCCATCCCATTTGTGATCCCTTCAGCTATTGTTGGAAAGAAAACAGGAGAAAAGATTCTATCCTATCTCAGAACTACACG TAAGCCTGAATCAAGAATATTTGGAGCAAAGACAGTTCTTGGAGCTCATCCTGCACCACGTGTAGCAGCATTTTCTTCTAAAGGCCCCAATGCTTTGAACCCAGAAATTCTGAAG CCCGATGTCACAGCTCCAGGACTAAATATCCTTGCAGCATGGTCTCCAGCAGCTGGAAACATGTTCAACATTCTCTCAGGAACTTCTATGGCTTGTCCTCATGTAACAGGAATTGCAACCTTAGTCAAAGCTGTCCATCCTTCATGGTCTCCTTCTGCTATCAAATCTGCCATCTTGACCACTG CTACAATTCTGGATAAGCACCACAGACCCATCATTGCTGATCCAGAACAAAGAAGGGCTAATGCATTTGATTATGGATCGGGGTTTGTGAACCCTGCAAGAGTTCTTGATCCTGGTCTCATCTATGACTTAAAGCCAGCAGATTTTGTTGCATTCCTGTGTTCACTTGGTTATGATCCGAGGTCACTCCACCAAGTTACAAGAGACAACAGCACATGTGATAGGGCATTTAGCACAGCATCTGACCTCAACTACCCGTCTATTTCAGTGCCAAATCTTAAAGACAACTTTTCAGTTACTAGGATTGTGACCAATGTTGGGAAAGCAAAAAGTGTTTATAAAGCTGTAGTGTCTCCTCCACCTGGTGTTAGAGTCAGTGTTATACCTAACCGGTTAATCTTCTCAAGAATTGGACAGAAAATCAATTTCACTGTGAATTTCAAAGTAACTGCTCCATCAAAGGGATATGCATTTGGGCTCTTGTCATGGAGGAATAGAAGATCACAAGTCACTAGTCCTTTGGTTGTCCGGGTTGCTCCTGGAAAAAATGGGTTGGTCAGATAG